The Myxococcaceae bacterium JPH2 genome has a window encoding:
- a CDS encoding TonB-dependent receptor, which translates to MQVSRVLRETGVVLAAGLLYGSAAFAQSSVIIGTVLNTESKQPAADVVVTATSPNLQGEQTVVTDAQGNYRIPQLPPGTYTLRFEKESFKPFARSDVQLRLNRTIRVNVELLPDSFTQDVTVIGTPPTIDVGSTNTGVNVDQEFINRIAVARPGGKGGAARSFESLAELAPGAQADAYGVSINGTTSPENGYVVDGLSTNDPAYGVNASPMSIEFVQDVNIITGGYMPEFGRSTGGVVNAVTRSGSNEFHGSVFGNWTPGAFEGNRKLVVEDGTTVTGNNALKNMGDFGATLGGPILKDKLWFFAGFAPSFTRYTHTRALNSFELDDTGAVKKDANGFSVVNEIPGSQSKYFADARTIQYMGKLTYLINQDHNVSLSLNGTPSTTGGLGKLQINPQTGGLPVAQVARPGDFGLISRDTNTTALGLKYAGAFMEKKVLVDANLGWFHQTDSRLPADGSKIGSDQGLAGLSQAQYVAERPLSLFEHVPNEDQYCGDSPEQRLLRCPVTNYTVGGPAFLSDAKLDRYQINAKATYILNNALGNHVFKGGVDTEFLVYDQTKAYGGGVFWQENSNGNWSDSRRYGYQTAPDSPVTELTQQSHTKSNTVGGFLQDSWSIANMVTLNLGVRYDMQMMYGGNGQKALVLGNQWSPRLGAIVDPLRNGRAKLFVNFARYYEQVALDMMDRAFPGERRYSAQRRLAEPGKTGGCDPTTREGQRNECADPNFIVPRAESSLNANQLYSGGKVESEPVDPDIKPQSSDEFVVGGEYELLANTRAGATYTHRDMNSVIEDMSRDEGNTYFLGNPGSGFAKEFPKPVRNYDAVTVYLNRTFSDGWLAQASYTWSRLYGNYPGLFRPENNQLDPNILSDFDLIRLLDNRTGLLPFDRTHAIKVFGAKEFNLTNALSANIGLSYRGNSGTPINYMGAYPGYGQDETFILPRGTGGRTPWINSIDSNLGVNYRVSKDSVVSVTLDVFNLFNFQGVDSVDESYTFAEVLPVKGGSASDLPTKENPNGGSVTLAEDGSNLTYDDVNKNYKNPDRYQPPRQIRLGVRYTF; encoded by the coding sequence ATGCAAGTGAGCCGAGTGCTCCGGGAAACCGGAGTTGTCCTGGCTGCAGGTCTGCTTTATGGATCTGCGGCTTTCGCACAGTCCAGCGTCATCATCGGTACGGTTCTCAATACCGAAAGCAAGCAGCCTGCTGCTGATGTCGTTGTGACTGCTACCTCGCCCAATCTTCAGGGCGAGCAGACCGTGGTTACTGACGCACAGGGTAACTATCGTATTCCTCAGCTGCCGCCGGGTACGTACACCCTGCGGTTCGAGAAGGAGTCGTTCAAGCCGTTCGCTCGGTCGGATGTTCAGCTGCGGCTCAACCGTACGATCCGCGTGAACGTGGAGTTGCTGCCTGACTCCTTCACGCAGGACGTGACGGTCATCGGCACCCCGCCGACGATCGACGTTGGGTCGACCAACACGGGCGTGAACGTCGATCAGGAGTTCATCAACCGCATCGCGGTGGCCCGTCCGGGTGGCAAGGGTGGCGCGGCGCGCTCCTTCGAGTCCCTGGCCGAGCTGGCGCCTGGCGCGCAGGCGGACGCCTACGGTGTCTCGATCAACGGCACGACCTCGCCTGAGAACGGCTACGTGGTGGACGGCCTGTCCACGAACGACCCGGCCTACGGCGTGAACGCGAGCCCGATGAGCATCGAGTTCGTGCAGGACGTGAACATCATCACCGGCGGCTACATGCCGGAGTTCGGTCGCTCCACGGGCGGCGTCGTCAACGCGGTGACCCGCTCGGGCTCGAACGAGTTCCACGGTTCCGTGTTCGGCAACTGGACCCCGGGCGCTTTCGAAGGCAACCGGAAGCTGGTCGTCGAGGACGGCACCACGGTCACGGGCAACAACGCCCTGAAGAACATGGGCGACTTCGGCGCCACCCTCGGTGGTCCGATCCTGAAGGACAAGCTGTGGTTCTTCGCCGGCTTCGCGCCGTCGTTCACCCGCTACACCCACACCCGCGCTCTGAACTCGTTCGAGCTGGATGACACGGGCGCGGTGAAGAAGGACGCGAACGGCTTCAGCGTCGTCAACGAGATCCCTGGGTCCCAGAGCAAGTACTTCGCCGATGCTCGGACGATCCAGTACATGGGTAAGTTGACGTACCTCATCAACCAGGACCACAACGTGTCGCTGTCCCTCAACGGGACGCCGTCGACGACGGGTGGTTTGGGCAAGCTGCAGATCAACCCCCAGACGGGTGGTCTGCCGGTGGCCCAGGTGGCGCGCCCCGGAGACTTCGGTCTCATCTCGCGTGACACCAACACGACGGCGCTCGGCCTGAAGTACGCCGGTGCCTTCATGGAGAAGAAGGTCCTGGTCGACGCGAACCTCGGCTGGTTCCACCAGACCGACTCGCGACTCCCGGCGGACGGCTCCAAGATCGGTTCCGATCAGGGTCTGGCGGGTCTGTCCCAGGCGCAGTACGTGGCCGAGCGCCCGCTCTCCCTCTTCGAGCATGTGCCGAATGAGGATCAGTACTGCGGCGACTCGCCTGAGCAGAGGCTGCTGCGCTGCCCGGTGACGAACTACACGGTCGGAGGTCCCGCGTTCCTCTCGGACGCGAAGCTGGATCGTTACCAGATCAACGCTAAGGCCACGTACATCCTGAACAACGCGTTGGGTAACCACGTGTTCAAGGGCGGCGTGGACACCGAGTTCCTCGTCTATGATCAGACGAAGGCCTACGGCGGTGGCGTGTTCTGGCAGGAGAACTCCAATGGCAACTGGAGCGACTCGCGTCGCTACGGCTATCAGACGGCGCCGGACAGCCCGGTGACCGAGCTGACGCAGCAGTCCCACACCAAGAGCAACACGGTGGGCGGCTTCCTGCAGGACAGCTGGTCCATCGCGAACATGGTCACGCTGAACTTGGGCGTGCGCTATGACATGCAGATGATGTACGGCGGCAATGGCCAGAAGGCCCTCGTGCTTGGCAACCAGTGGTCGCCTCGCCTGGGTGCCATCGTGGACCCGCTCCGTAACGGCCGCGCGAAGCTGTTCGTGAACTTCGCTCGCTACTACGAGCAGGTCGCACTGGACATGATGGACCGGGCCTTCCCGGGCGAGCGCCGCTATAGCGCTCAGCGCCGTCTGGCCGAGCCGGGCAAGACCGGTGGCTGCGATCCCACGACGCGTGAGGGGCAGCGCAACGAGTGCGCCGATCCGAACTTCATTGTTCCGCGCGCCGAGAGCAGCCTGAACGCGAACCAGCTGTACTCCGGTGGTAAGGTGGAGAGCGAGCCGGTTGACCCGGACATCAAGCCGCAGTCGTCGGATGAGTTCGTGGTTGGCGGCGAGTATGAACTTCTCGCGAACACCCGCGCGGGTGCCACGTACACCCACCGCGACATGAACTCGGTCATCGAGGACATGAGCCGCGATGAGGGCAACACCTACTTCCTCGGCAACCCGGGCTCGGGCTTCGCCAAGGAGTTCCCGAAGCCGGTTCGTAACTACGACGCCGTCACCGTCTACCTGAACCGCACGTTCTCTGACGGCTGGCTGGCCCAGGCGAGCTACACGTGGTCGCGTCTGTACGGTAACTACCCCGGTCTGTTCCGCCCGGAGAACAACCAGCTCGATCCGAACATCCTCTCGGACTTCGACCTGATCCGCCTCCTGGACAACCGCACGGGTCTGCTCCCGTTCGACCGTACGCACGCCATCAAGGTGTTCGGCGCGAAGGAGTTCAACCTCACCAACGCGCTCTCCGCGAACATCGGTCTGTCGTACCGCGGCAACTCCGGTACGCCGATCAACTACATGGGCGCTTACCCCGGTTACGGCCAGGACGAGACGTTCATCCTGCCCCGTGGCACGGGTGGCCGCACCCCGTGGATCAACAGCATCGACTCCAACCTGGGTGTGAACTACCGCGTCAGCAAGGACAGCGTGGTGTCCGTGACCCTTGATGTCTTCAACCTGTTCAACTTCCAGGGAGTGGACAGCGTCGACGAATCCTACACGTTCGCCGAGGTTCTTCCGGTCAAGGGCGGCAGCGCCAGCGACCTGCCGACCAAGGAGAATCCGAACGGTGGCTCGGTTACGCTTGCTGAGGACGGCAGCAACCTCACCTACGACGACGTCAACAAGAACTACAAGAACCCGGATCGTTACCAGCCGCCGCGTCAGATTCGTCTCGGTGTGCGGTACACGTTCTAG
- a CDS encoding energy transducer TonB has translation MFDSVLDRGQGPRSRFGVGAVVSALLHLGLFVLAVYLSTRPPPVEEKEVEVTLKATMAPPPPPPPPPPPASKPKTEKKVTPKKPKDVIVQPKEIPKEKPPEAEPQQEAEPEEAATEEEVEGGVEGGVAGGVVGGVVGGVIGGVVGGQLGGTGTDVLPFGSGMSRPEKVGGPEITYTREALEAHVQGLMIVKCVITTEGKVERCRVIKPLPHMEKAVLDALAASRYKPVMFQGRAVQVDYTFNIKLAMPR, from the coding sequence ATGTTCGATTCAGTCCTTGACCGCGGGCAAGGACCCAGGTCGCGCTTCGGCGTTGGAGCCGTCGTCTCGGCGTTGCTCCACCTCGGCCTGTTTGTCCTGGCGGTCTACCTGTCAACGCGGCCGCCTCCCGTTGAGGAGAAGGAGGTCGAGGTGACGCTGAAGGCCACCATGGCCCCGCCGCCTCCCCCTCCGCCGCCTCCTCCTCCCGCGTCGAAGCCCAAGACCGAGAAGAAGGTCACGCCCAAGAAGCCGAAGGACGTGATCGTGCAGCCCAAGGAGATCCCGAAGGAGAAGCCGCCCGAGGCCGAGCCTCAGCAGGAGGCTGAACCTGAGGAGGCTGCTACTGAGGAAGAGGTCGAGGGCGGTGTCGAAGGTGGCGTCGCTGGAGGCGTCGTCGGCGGTGTTGTCGGCGGTGTGATCGGCGGTGTGGTGGGCGGCCAGCTGGGCGGCACGGGAACAGATGTCCTCCCGTTTGGTTCAGGCATGTCGCGCCCCGAGAAGGTCGGCGGCCCAGAGATCACCTATACGCGCGAGGCGCTCGAGGCACACGTCCAGGGTTTGATGATCGTGAAGTGCGTCATCACAACCGAGGGAAAGGTCGAGCGCTGCCGAGTCATCAAGCCGCTCCCTCACATGGAGAAGGCGGTCCTGGACGCGCTGGCGGCCTCACGCTACAAGCCGGTCATGTTCCAGGGGCGCGCTGTCCAGGTTGATTACACCTTCAATATCAAGCTTGCCATGCCGCGTTGA
- a CDS encoding MotA/TolQ/ExbB proton channel family protein, producing the protein MHFTLTEIWAQTGLFARLIIITLAIMSVSSLVVMAERIFVFRKTRSDSRNFASKMGAILAKGDLTTAANTNLGKDVGHLGRVINSGLTAYRISPGNKEVAVESVARALERQAQREVQSLKRGLGVLATVGSTAPFVGLLGTTMGIINAFSMMAESGAGGLGTISGGISEALITTAFGLLVAIPAVMAYNFLQGWVDARAVDISESSNEFLDVVARHMAGGGTQSSHAA; encoded by the coding sequence ATGCACTTTACCCTTACTGAAATCTGGGCGCAGACGGGCCTCTTTGCCCGCCTTATCATCATCACCCTGGCGATCATGTCAGTCTCTTCGCTGGTTGTGATGGCGGAGCGCATCTTCGTCTTCCGCAAGACGCGTTCCGACAGCCGCAACTTCGCGTCCAAGATGGGCGCCATCCTCGCGAAGGGCGACCTGACCACCGCCGCGAACACCAACCTGGGCAAGGACGTGGGCCACCTGGGCCGCGTCATCAACTCGGGTCTGACGGCCTACCGCATCAGCCCTGGGAACAAGGAAGTCGCGGTCGAGTCGGTGGCTCGTGCACTCGAGCGCCAGGCGCAGCGTGAGGTTCAGAGCCTCAAGCGCGGTCTGGGCGTGCTGGCGACGGTCGGCTCCACGGCCCCCTTCGTCGGTCTGCTCGGCACCACGATGGGCATCATCAACGCCTTCTCGATGATGGCCGAGTCTGGCGCCGGCGGTTTGGGCACCATCTCCGGCGGTATCTCGGAGGCGCTCATCACCACCGCGTTTGGTCTGCTCGTGGCCATCCCCGCCGTGATGGCATACAACTTCCTGCAGGGCTGGGTGGATGCTCGTGCGGTGGACATCTCTGAGTCCTCCAACGAGTTCCTGGACGTGGTCGCCCGGCACATGGCCGGCGGCGGGACGCAGTCCTCGCACGCGGCCTAG
- a CDS encoding biopolymer transporter ExbD: MGMSAGPKGGIKSEINVTPLVDVVLVLLIIFMVITPMLQRGKSVELPKATEIDKDKKDTSEPIILSITPDKKVFVENDEVNEQGLQEKLAAELVKDPSKKILLKGDNALNVGDVRKVLDIARKAKAKQIALGVEEKK, translated from the coding sequence ATGGGAATGTCAGCAGGCCCCAAAGGGGGCATCAAGAGCGAGATCAACGTCACGCCCCTTGTCGACGTGGTGCTGGTGCTCCTCATCATCTTCATGGTCATTACCCCCATGCTCCAGCGCGGAAAGTCCGTGGAGCTGCCCAAGGCCACGGAGATTGACAAGGACAAGAAAGACACCTCCGAGCCGATCATCCTGTCCATTACCCCTGACAAGAAGGTCTTCGTCGAAAACGACGAGGTGAACGAGCAGGGGTTGCAGGAGAAGCTCGCCGCGGAGCTCGTGAAGGATCCGAGCAAGAAGATCCTGCTCAAAGGTGACAACGCGCTCAACGTGGGCGACGTGCGCAAGGTGCTGGACATCGCCCGTAAGGCGAAGGCGAAGCAGATCGCGCTCGGCGTCGAGGAGAAGAAGTAA
- a CDS encoding biopolymer transporter ExbD, with protein sequence MARGHKSRQWVQPQSAPNSDINVTPLVDVVLVLLIIFMVVTPLMEKDIVVRVPDTEMQENTPPDPSDDQLVVQVDKNGGYSINTEQIPASDYVARLKRMLNAKKPDDRIVFFMADDSTNYGKLVGALDGARAAGAKILGMATELPENAVVQGTQSGQPETPPATP encoded by the coding sequence ATGGCCCGCGGACACAAGTCGCGCCAGTGGGTGCAACCGCAGAGCGCCCCTAATTCGGACATCAACGTCACGCCGCTCGTGGACGTGGTGTTGGTGCTCCTCATCATCTTCATGGTGGTGACTCCGCTGATGGAGAAGGACATCGTTGTCCGCGTCCCCGACACGGAGATGCAGGAGAACACGCCTCCGGATCCCAGCGACGATCAGCTCGTTGTCCAGGTCGACAAGAACGGCGGCTACTCCATCAACACGGAGCAGATTCCCGCGTCCGACTACGTCGCGCGCCTCAAGCGGATGCTGAACGCCAAGAAGCCGGACGACCGCATCGTCTTCTTCATGGCGGATGACTCGACCAACTACGGGAAGCTCGTGGGTGCGCTAGATGGCGCCCGTGCCGCAGGGGCCAAGATCCTCGGCATGGCTACGGAGCTGCCTGAGAACGCGGTCGTCCAGGGCACCCAGTCCGGCCAGCCGGAGACGCCTCCCGCCACGCCGTAG
- a CDS encoding YifB family Mg chelatase-like AAA ATPase, translating to MLARVRSGALMGVDAVVVECEVDMALGLPYFNVVGLPEGAVRESKVRVISALKNAGFELPQKRITVNLAPAELRKEGAAFELPIALGVLAAARIIEAQSLEPFLFGGELSLDGTVKPIKGVLALAAAARDHGYAGVMVPTANAAEAALVEGIQILPVPHLRSAVEHLTGTSILPAYARDMRPRAKEREAMPDMADVRGQPELKLALELAAAGGHNLLMCGPPGSGKTMLARRLPGTLPEMAFSEALEVTKIYSVLGLLGEEQALMCERPFRAPHHTLSDAGLVGGGPTARPGELSLAHHGVLFLDELPEFRKNVLEVLRQPLEEGAIHLARANQHVTYPCRVMLVAAMNPCPCGYFNVPSRTCTCSEHRVFDYHSKVSGPLLDRIDITVQTRAVEYHQLSSTAPPELPSLHYRLRVAAARERQRERFKSETGVHCNAQMPAHLLRRYCVLAPRAERTLELAVRHHGLSARAHDRILKLALTRSDLEGHARIEDVDMQLAVDCRMLDRRTWLHANAQGSRSSRSDTFSRLLEPS from the coding sequence ATGCTGGCAAGGGTGCGGTCGGGAGCCTTGATGGGCGTCGACGCGGTCGTGGTGGAGTGTGAGGTCGATATGGCGCTGGGCCTGCCCTACTTCAACGTCGTAGGGCTTCCGGAAGGCGCGGTCCGCGAGTCCAAAGTTCGCGTCATCTCCGCACTGAAGAACGCGGGGTTCGAGCTTCCCCAGAAGCGCATCACGGTGAACCTGGCTCCCGCTGAGCTGCGGAAAGAAGGCGCTGCCTTCGAACTCCCCATCGCGCTGGGTGTGCTCGCCGCTGCGCGCATCATCGAGGCGCAGAGCCTTGAGCCCTTCCTGTTTGGGGGCGAGCTATCGCTCGACGGCACCGTGAAGCCCATCAAGGGCGTCCTCGCGCTCGCGGCAGCTGCACGTGACCACGGCTACGCAGGCGTCATGGTCCCCACAGCGAACGCTGCCGAAGCCGCGCTGGTCGAGGGAATCCAGATCCTTCCCGTGCCGCATCTGCGCAGCGCGGTCGAACACCTCACCGGCACCTCGATCTTGCCGGCCTACGCCAGAGACATGAGACCTCGGGCGAAGGAGCGGGAAGCCATGCCTGACATGGCGGATGTGCGTGGGCAACCTGAGCTGAAGCTCGCGCTGGAACTTGCCGCAGCAGGAGGCCACAACCTGCTCATGTGCGGGCCTCCTGGCTCTGGCAAGACCATGCTTGCGAGAAGGCTGCCAGGAACTCTCCCAGAGATGGCATTCAGCGAGGCCCTTGAGGTCACAAAGATATACTCAGTCCTGGGGCTCCTTGGAGAAGAACAGGCGTTGATGTGTGAGCGACCGTTCCGCGCTCCACACCACACCCTCTCGGATGCGGGACTCGTTGGAGGAGGCCCTACTGCGAGACCCGGAGAGTTGTCCCTCGCCCATCATGGTGTCCTGTTTCTCGATGAGCTTCCCGAGTTCCGGAAGAACGTCTTGGAAGTGCTCCGACAGCCGCTTGAAGAGGGGGCCATCCATCTCGCACGTGCCAATCAGCACGTGACGTACCCATGTCGGGTCATGCTGGTTGCCGCCATGAATCCGTGCCCCTGTGGCTACTTCAACGTCCCCAGCCGGACATGCACGTGCTCGGAGCACCGCGTCTTCGACTACCACTCCAAGGTGAGCGGCCCCCTTCTCGACCGCATCGACATCACGGTGCAGACCCGTGCCGTGGAGTACCACCAGCTCTCATCGACAGCCCCACCGGAACTCCCCAGCCTTCACTATCGACTGCGCGTCGCCGCCGCGAGGGAGCGCCAGCGCGAACGGTTCAAATCCGAGACTGGCGTGCACTGCAACGCCCAGATGCCGGCTCACTTGCTACGTCGGTATTGTGTCCTCGCGCCCCGCGCGGAACGAACACTCGAACTCGCCGTGCGCCACCATGGACTCTCAGCTCGTGCGCATGACCGCATCCTCAAGCTGGCCCTGACGCGTTCCGACCTGGAGGGGCATGCGCGCATCGAGGACGTCGACATGCAACTCGCGGTCGACTGCCGGATGCTGGACAGACGAACCTGGTTGCATGCCAACGCACAGGGCAGCCGCTCCTCCAGGAGCGACACATTCTCCCGCCTCCTCGAGCCTTCTTGA
- a CDS encoding NAD(P)/FAD-dependent oxidoreductase: MVILGGGFGGLYAARQLRKAPVRVTLVDRHNHHLFQPLLYQVATATLSPSEIAAPLRSILGRHHIQVLLAEATGVDLEHKRLLLADGELGYDFLVVATGATHSYFGHDEWARHAMGLKTIEDAVEIRRRVLLAFEMAEREPDPDVRRALLTFVIIGAGPTGVELAGALAEISRNSLPGEFQNIDPNQARILLIEGLGHVLPTYPEALSIRARKALERLGVEVLTGARVTSIDATGVFIGSEHLPARTVLWAAGVSASPVARSLRAPLDRAGRVLVSPALTVPGRTDVFVIGDLSFVKQDDGTPVPGVAPAAMQEGKHAALNILRQVQGQPMLPFRYWDRGTYAVIGRGQAVGVAFRRIKQAGVSAWFAWLFIHITFLIGFRSKLAVLLNWSYSYLTFGRSARIITGAVPRLDKLEESFHPTALPAPPQHDARPAESEPLQSPR; this comes from the coding sequence GTGGTCATCCTCGGTGGAGGGTTCGGTGGCCTCTATGCAGCCCGGCAGCTGCGTAAGGCCCCGGTTCGGGTGACCCTGGTGGATCGACACAACCACCACCTCTTCCAACCCTTGCTCTACCAGGTGGCCACGGCGACGCTGAGCCCCAGCGAAATTGCAGCCCCTCTACGAAGCATCTTGGGTCGGCATCACATCCAGGTGCTGCTGGCGGAGGCAACCGGGGTCGACCTGGAGCACAAGCGGCTGCTGCTCGCGGACGGAGAGCTGGGCTACGACTTTCTGGTCGTGGCCACGGGTGCAACGCATTCCTACTTCGGCCATGACGAGTGGGCGCGACACGCCATGGGCCTGAAGACCATTGAGGACGCAGTCGAGATCCGCCGCCGGGTCCTGCTTGCCTTCGAGATGGCCGAGCGAGAGCCCGATCCCGATGTTCGGCGAGCGCTGCTGACTTTCGTCATCATTGGCGCGGGACCTACGGGCGTGGAGCTTGCCGGAGCGCTCGCGGAGATCAGTCGCAACTCACTGCCTGGCGAATTTCAGAACATCGATCCGAACCAAGCGCGAATCCTGCTCATCGAGGGTCTGGGCCATGTTCTCCCTACTTACCCCGAAGCGCTCTCGATTCGCGCGCGCAAGGCATTGGAGCGTCTCGGGGTGGAGGTCCTGACGGGGGCGCGGGTGACGAGCATCGATGCGACTGGGGTCTTCATTGGCTCGGAGCATCTGCCGGCGCGGACAGTACTTTGGGCCGCGGGAGTTTCTGCCTCACCCGTGGCGCGCTCGCTGCGTGCGCCGCTGGATCGCGCCGGAAGGGTGTTGGTGTCCCCTGCGTTGACAGTGCCCGGGAGAACGGATGTCTTTGTCATTGGCGACTTGTCATTCGTGAAGCAGGACGATGGAACTCCTGTCCCCGGCGTAGCTCCTGCGGCCATGCAGGAAGGGAAGCATGCTGCGCTCAACATCCTCCGACAGGTTCAGGGGCAGCCCATGCTGCCGTTCCGTTACTGGGACCGAGGAACGTACGCGGTGATTGGTCGCGGACAGGCCGTGGGAGTGGCCTTCCGTCGCATCAAACAGGCAGGTGTCTCCGCGTGGTTTGCCTGGCTGTTCATCCACATCACCTTCCTCATCGGCTTCCGCAGCAAGCTGGCGGTGCTCCTCAACTGGTCCTATTCGTATCTGACGTTTGGCCGTTCTGCGCGCATCATCACGGGTGCTGTGCCGCGTCTGGATAAACTTGAGGAGAGTTTTCATCCAACGGCACTTCCTGCACCGCCGCAACACGACGCACGCCCAGCCGAGTCCGAGCCGCTTCAATCGCCTCGCTGA
- the recA gene encoding recombinase RecA produces the protein MSKLTEKLKAVAAAVAAIEKQFGRGAVMPLGAEAMVQKVAVIPTGSVGLDRALGVGGYPRGRVVELFGHESSGKTTLTLHAIAQVQAAGGVAAFIDAEHALDVTYARKLGVRVEELLVSQPDTGEQALEITEHLVRSGAVDLIIVDSVAALVPRAEIEGEMGDAHMGVQARLMSQALRKLTGAVSRSGTCIIFINQIRMKIGVMFGNPETTTGGNALKFYSSVRMEIRRTGSLKEGDSVVGSRARVKVVKNKVAPPFQEAEFDVLYGSGIHRPAEVLDMAVASGQVEKSGSHFSLRGERIGQGRERAIEWLREHPETLESLARELVGAVALPCPPVSAEAA, from the coding sequence ATGAGCAAGCTGACGGAGAAGCTGAAGGCAGTGGCGGCCGCGGTGGCGGCGATCGAGAAGCAGTTTGGCCGAGGGGCTGTGATGCCTCTGGGGGCCGAGGCAATGGTCCAGAAGGTCGCGGTGATTCCCACGGGCTCCGTGGGGTTGGATCGAGCACTCGGGGTGGGGGGATACCCTCGAGGCCGCGTCGTGGAGTTGTTTGGGCATGAGTCCTCCGGAAAGACCACGCTGACCCTTCATGCCATTGCCCAGGTCCAGGCCGCTGGCGGTGTCGCGGCGTTCATTGATGCAGAGCATGCGCTGGACGTGACCTATGCGCGCAAGCTGGGCGTTCGCGTGGAAGAGCTGCTGGTCTCTCAACCCGATACGGGGGAACAGGCGCTCGAGATCACCGAGCACCTCGTTCGCTCCGGCGCCGTGGACCTCATCATCGTGGACTCGGTCGCGGCCTTGGTTCCTCGCGCAGAGATTGAAGGCGAGATGGGAGACGCTCACATGGGCGTGCAAGCACGATTGATGAGCCAAGCGCTCCGCAAGCTCACGGGGGCAGTCAGCCGCTCCGGCACCTGCATCATCTTCATCAATCAGATTCGAATGAAGATTGGTGTGATGTTTGGGAATCCCGAAACCACGACGGGTGGAAACGCACTGAAGTTCTATTCCTCGGTGCGCATGGAGATCCGCCGCACCGGCAGCCTCAAGGAGGGCGACTCCGTCGTCGGCTCCAGGGCCCGGGTGAAGGTCGTGAAGAACAAGGTCGCTCCACCGTTCCAGGAAGCAGAGTTCGATGTGCTGTATGGCTCAGGCATCCATCGTCCCGCCGAAGTCCTCGACATGGCAGTCGCCAGCGGACAGGTGGAGAAGTCCGGCAGCCACTTCAGCCTCCGCGGGGAGCGAATCGGGCAGGGGCGCGAGCGAGCCATCGAGTGGCTGCGCGAACATCCCGAGACCTTGGAGTCGCTCGCCCGTGAGCTGGTGGGCGCCGTCGCCCTCCCCTGCCCGCCTGTCTCGGCCGAGGCCGCCTAA
- a CDS encoding DUF1285 domain-containing protein, which translates to MEPPSGPPPPGKRWHTREDSGIRLDSTLRWWHDDESILHPRIVELFNASLVLDEQGRYQLRIGNDWCYVQVEDSAYEVRTVDVSPSDVVSIRLSDRTAEALDVATLHVESDGVLGCRVKQGRAKARFSRDAQYQLGQLLEEGPEGALLLCAGQRRVPVPMSLAAVQG; encoded by the coding sequence ATGGAACCCCCCAGTGGTCCGCCGCCCCCAGGCAAGCGTTGGCACACCCGCGAGGACAGTGGAATCCGCCTCGATTCCACCTTGCGCTGGTGGCACGACGACGAGTCCATCCTCCACCCGCGCATTGTCGAGTTGTTCAATGCGTCGCTCGTCTTGGACGAGCAAGGGCGCTACCAGCTCCGCATTGGGAATGACTGGTGCTACGTCCAGGTGGAGGACTCGGCCTACGAAGTCCGGACCGTGGATGTGTCTCCGTCGGACGTCGTCTCCATCCGGCTGAGTGACCGTACGGCCGAGGCCCTCGATGTCGCGACCCTGCATGTCGAGTCGGACGGGGTTCTGGGCTGCCGAGTGAAGCAGGGACGGGCCAAGGCCCGCTTCTCGCGCGACGCGCAGTACCAACTGGGCCAGCTCCTCGAAGAGGGGCCGGAGGGCGCGTTGCTCTTGTGCGCGGGGCAGCGTCGGGTGCCCGTCCCCATGTCGTTGGCAGCCGTCCAAGGTTAG